Proteins encoded together in one Dechloromonas sp. HYN0024 window:
- a CDS encoding peptidylprolyl isomerase has translation MNEQVSKNSVITLDYHVTDPDGEVVDEGREPLVYLHGGYDDIFPLIEEALQGKKVGESVKVKLQPDEAFGDYDAEMVQIEPRKDFPKELEVGMQFEGGPEEGDDDDFVIYRVTDIADDKVVLDGNHPLAGMALVFTCTVTAIRPASAEEIEHGHVHGGDDDEEGCH, from the coding sequence ATGAACGAGCAGGTTTCCAAGAATTCCGTCATCACCCTCGATTACCACGTCACCGATCCCGATGGCGAAGTGGTCGATGAAGGCCGTGAGCCGCTGGTATACCTGCATGGTGGTTACGACGACATTTTCCCGCTGATCGAGGAAGCCCTGCAGGGCAAGAAGGTCGGCGAATCGGTCAAGGTCAAGCTGCAGCCGGATGAGGCTTTCGGTGACTACGATGCCGAGATGGTACAGATCGAGCCACGCAAGGATTTCCCCAAGGAGCTCGAGGTCGGCATGCAGTTCGAAGGCGGCCCGGAAGAAGGCGATGACGACGATTTCGTGATTTATCGCGTCACCGACATCGCCGATGACAAGGTCGTTCTCGACGGCAATCACCCCCTGGCCGGCATGGCCCTGGTGTTTACCTGCACGGTGACGGCCATTCGTCCGGCCAGCGCCGAAGAAATCGAACACGGCCACGTCCATGGCGGTGATGATGACGAGGAAGGCTGCCACTAA
- the nifS gene encoding cysteine desulfurase NifS, translating into MEPIYLDNNATTRCDPAVVQAMLPFFTEHFGNASSIHAFGSEVGKALKKARSQVQALLGAEHDSEIIFTSCGTESDSTAILSALKAQPDRNTVITTNVEHPAILTLCEWLEKEGYVVHKLKVDKKGRIDMDEYKSLLNDRVAVVSVMWANNETGTIFPVVDMAELAAAKGIMFHTDAVQAVGKIPIDLKNSKIDMLSLSGHKLHAPKGIGVLYLRRGCRFRPLLRGGHQERGRRAGTENSASIVGLGMACELAMQKMEVENTEVRRLRDKLEKGILSQVTHCFPTGDVTNRLPNTSNIAFEYIEGEAILLLLNKMGIAGSSGSACTSGSLEPSHVMRAMGIPYTAAHGTIRFSLSVYNTEAEIDRVIEAVPPIVAQLRKLSPYWTDKGPATNPEAAFAPTYA; encoded by the coding sequence ATGGAACCGATCTATCTGGACAACAATGCCACCACGCGCTGCGATCCCGCCGTGGTCCAGGCCATGCTCCCGTTCTTCACTGAGCATTTCGGCAATGCCTCGTCGATCCACGCCTTCGGCAGTGAAGTCGGCAAGGCGCTGAAGAAGGCGCGCAGCCAGGTTCAGGCGCTGCTCGGGGCCGAGCATGACTCGGAAATCATCTTTACCTCCTGCGGCACCGAGTCCGACTCGACGGCCATACTCTCGGCGCTCAAGGCGCAGCCCGACCGCAATACGGTAATCACCACCAATGTCGAGCATCCGGCCATCCTGACGCTCTGCGAGTGGTTGGAGAAAGAGGGCTATGTCGTCCACAAGCTCAAGGTGGACAAGAAAGGCCGCATTGACATGGACGAATACAAGTCCCTGTTGAATGACCGTGTCGCCGTCGTTTCGGTGATGTGGGCGAATAATGAAACAGGCACCATCTTCCCGGTGGTCGACATGGCCGAACTGGCTGCCGCCAAGGGCATCATGTTCCACACCGATGCAGTGCAGGCAGTGGGCAAGATTCCCATCGACCTCAAGAACAGCAAGATCGACATGCTGTCGTTGTCCGGTCACAAGCTGCATGCACCCAAAGGCATCGGTGTCCTTTACCTGCGCCGGGGCTGCCGCTTCCGTCCGCTGCTGCGTGGCGGTCACCAGGAGCGCGGGCGCCGCGCCGGGACCGAGAATTCGGCCTCCATCGTTGGCCTCGGCATGGCGTGCGAGTTGGCCATGCAGAAAATGGAGGTGGAAAACACAGAGGTCCGCCGCCTACGCGACAAGTTGGAAAAAGGCATCCTCAGTCAGGTGACGCACTGCTTCCCGACCGGTGATGTGACGAACCGCCTGCCCAACACCAGCAATATTGCTTTCGAGTACATCGAAGGCGAAGCCATTCTCTTGCTGCTCAACAAGATGGGTATTGCCGGCAGTTCGGGTTCGGCCTGCACATCCGGTTCGCTTGAGCCCTCGCACGTTATGCGGGCGATGGGCATTCCCTACACCGCTGCACACGGGACGATCCGTTTCTCGCTGTCGGTCTATAACACCGAAGCGGAAATCGACCGCGTCATCGAAGCCGTGCCACCTATCGTCGCCCAGTTGCGCAAGCTTTCACCGTACTGGACCGACAAGGGGCCGGCGACCAATCCCGAAGCGGCATTCGCCCCGACCTACGCCTGA
- the nifU gene encoding Fe-S cluster assembly protein NifU, translating into MWEYSDKVREHFFNPRNSGPLEEANGIGDVGSIQCGDALRLMLKVEPETEIILDAHFQTFGCGSAIASSSALTEMVKGMTLDQALEVSNQNIADYLDGLPPEKMHCSVMGREALQAAIANYRGEEWSDDHEEGALICKCFAIDAVMIEDVVKANDLHTVEEVTFYTKAGGGCAACHEGIEEILAKVKADRAGPGEVSPPPACPATPEAPKPPSTKLTLVQKIKKIEEVLESVRPMLQRDHGDVELADVQGKKIYVHLKGACSGCMMEAATLGGIQQKMIETLGELVQVLPSSHMPVEA; encoded by the coding sequence ATGTGGGAATATTCAGACAAGGTTCGCGAACACTTCTTCAACCCGCGCAATTCAGGTCCGCTGGAAGAGGCGAATGGTATCGGCGACGTCGGTTCGATCCAGTGCGGCGATGCGCTGCGCCTGATGCTCAAGGTCGAGCCGGAAACCGAGATCATCCTCGACGCCCATTTTCAGACCTTCGGCTGCGGCTCGGCCATCGCCTCGTCGTCGGCACTGACCGAAATGGTCAAGGGCATGACGCTCGACCAGGCGCTCGAAGTCTCCAACCAGAACATTGCCGACTATCTCGACGGCCTGCCGCCGGAAAAGATGCACTGCTCAGTCATGGGGCGCGAAGCCCTGCAGGCTGCCATCGCCAACTACCGGGGCGAGGAATGGTCGGATGATCATGAAGAGGGCGCGCTGATCTGCAAGTGCTTCGCCATCGATGCCGTGATGATCGAGGATGTGGTCAAGGCCAACGATCTGCATACCGTCGAGGAAGTCACTTTCTACACCAAGGCTGGTGGCGGCTGCGCTGCCTGCCACGAAGGCATCGAGGAAATTCTCGCCAAGGTCAAGGCTGACCGTGCCGGTCCCGGCGAAGTCTCGCCGCCGCCGGCTTGCCCGGCGACACCGGAAGCACCGAAGCCGCCGTCGACCAAGCTGACCCTGGTGCAGAAGATCAAGAAGATCGAGGAGGTTCTCGAATCCGTTCGCCCGATGCTCCAGCGCGACCACGGTGATGTCGAACTGGCCGATGTGCAGGGCAAGAAAATCTATGTGCACCTCAAGGGCGCCTGTTCCGGTTGCATGATGGAAGCAGCGACTCTGGGCGGCATTCAGCAGAAGATGATCGAAACGCTGGGCGAACTGGTGCAGGTGCTGCCGTCGTCCCACATGCCGGTCGAAGCATAA
- a CDS encoding iron-sulfur cluster assembly accessory protein, producing MINLTPAAVKAVQRFIRGSETPVIGLRLTISGGGCSGLQYGMKLESDKAEDDWEMEVDGVKLLVDAMTFPMIDNVTVDFVDTLTHTGFKFDNPNASAQCSCGSSFSV from the coding sequence ATGATCAATTTGACCCCCGCTGCCGTTAAGGCTGTTCAACGCTTCATTCGCGGTTCCGAAACCCCCGTTATCGGGCTGCGTCTGACCATTTCCGGCGGTGGTTGCTCCGGCCTGCAATACGGCATGAAGCTGGAATCCGACAAGGCCGAGGATGACTGGGAAATGGAAGTCGATGGCGTCAAGCTGCTGGTCGATGCCATGACCTTCCCGATGATCGACAACGTCACCGTCGATTTCGTCGATACGCTGACCCACACCGGTTTCAAGTTCGACAACCCCAACGCTAGCGCCCAGTGTTCCTGCGGCTCTTCTTTCTCGGTTTAA
- the fdxB gene encoding ferredoxin III, nif-specific, which yields MITGLTKGGAEWTPQFATHLDQSKCIGCGRCYKVCPRNVLDLVERELDDDNDDEDDNMMVMSLANPADCIGCGSCGRVCPKDCYTYAPA from the coding sequence ATGATTACCGGACTTACCAAGGGCGGCGCCGAATGGACGCCGCAATTCGCCACCCATCTTGACCAGTCCAAGTGCATCGGCTGTGGCCGCTGCTACAAGGTCTGTCCGCGCAATGTGCTCGATCTGGTCGAACGCGAACTGGACGACGACAACGATGACGAAGACGACAACATGATGGTCATGTCGCTGGCAAATCCGGCCGACTGTATCGGTTGCGGCTCCTGCGGACGTGTCTGTCCCAAGGACTGCTACACCTACGCGCCGGCCTGA
- a CDS encoding CCE_0567 family metalloprotein yields MTDEELAALDKEVKKLKRIASEWASQMHDLVEDRLPAAYHEIPSLSQSTFEACQAWAAASARLAAAQKGQPA; encoded by the coding sequence ATGACTGACGAAGAACTCGCCGCCCTCGACAAGGAAGTGAAGAAGCTCAAACGCATCGCTTCCGAGTGGGCCTCGCAGATGCACGATCTTGTCGAAGACCGCCTGCCAGCGGCCTACCACGAGATCCCCTCCCTTTCCCAATCCACTTTCGAGGCCTGTCAGGCATGGGCGGCGGCCAGCGCCCGCCTGGCGGCCGCGCAGAAAGGACAACCCGCATGA
- a CDS encoding NifX-associated nitrogen fixation protein gives MSADPIFETDFVKEMARQMRALDTYGTYTGWTVEKILDPYVLTKERKADIPLIGDPDDETISRVKAFYNAIAVLIEKECKLLAVPLVHLTHEGFGRALITVGKLVAVDRTLRDVHRFGFASLSKMKDEADKILGVAIERIGQNSAVAGL, from the coding sequence ATGAGCGCTGATCCCATCTTCGAAACCGACTTCGTCAAGGAAATGGCCCGCCAGATGCGCGCCCTCGACACCTATGGCACCTATACCGGGTGGACGGTCGAAAAGATTCTCGACCCGTATGTCCTGACCAAGGAACGCAAGGCGGACATCCCGCTGATCGGTGATCCGGACGATGAGACCATTTCGCGCGTCAAGGCTTTCTACAATGCCATCGCCGTGCTCATCGAGAAGGAGTGCAAGCTGCTCGCCGTGCCGCTGGTCCATCTGACCCATGAAGGCTTCGGCCGGGCGCTGATTACCGTCGGCAAGCTGGTTGCGGTGGATCGCACCCTGCGTGACGTGCATCGTTTCGGCTTTGCCAGCCTGTCCAAAATGAAGGATGAAGCGGACAAGATTCTCGGCGTCGCTATCGAGCGTATCGGCCAGAACTCGGCTGTTGCCGGTCTGTAA
- a CDS encoding SoxR reducing system RseC family protein: MNTALLVYLSPAIAMVLGAALGSFVAGSDAAAAQGAIAGFMSALVIARFVISIVPLSHQINVSQQEFHHER; encoded by the coding sequence ATGAACACCGCCCTGCTGGTTTACCTCTCGCCGGCCATCGCCATGGTGCTTGGTGCCGCCCTCGGTTCGTTCGTTGCCGGGAGCGATGCCGCGGCGGCCCAGGGGGCCATCGCCGGCTTCATGAGCGCACTGGTCATCGCCCGTTTTGTCATTTCGATTGTTCCCCTTTCACATCAAATCAATGTTTCCCAACAGGAGTTTCACCATGAGCGCTGA
- a CDS encoding NifB/NifX family molybdenum-iron cluster-binding protein: MSSRRLQLVWSIRQEPEAVIKVAFASTDRSRVNQHFGAAEGFVIYEVTPDRATLVGVGEFAEEAMDGNEDKLTAKVDFLEGCAAVYVMAIGASAIKKLMAKGIQPIRVDEIDAVDELLGQISKAMNDGGVVWIDRAISAQAKAREEDRFASMEEEGWEG, encoded by the coding sequence ATGTCCTCTCGTCGGCTGCAGCTGGTCTGGTCCATTAGGCAGGAGCCCGAAGCCGTGATCAAGGTGGCCTTCGCTTCGACCGACCGGTCTCGCGTCAATCAGCACTTCGGGGCGGCCGAAGGTTTCGTGATCTATGAAGTCACTCCGGACAGGGCGACGCTGGTTGGCGTCGGCGAATTTGCCGAAGAGGCGATGGATGGCAACGAGGACAAGCTGACAGCGAAAGTCGATTTCCTTGAAGGCTGCGCCGCGGTGTACGTGATGGCGATTGGCGCGTCGGCGATCAAGAAGCTGATGGCGAAGGGAATTCAGCCGATCCGGGTGGACGAGATTGATGCGGTCGACGAGCTGTTGGGCCAGATTTCGAAGGCGATGAACGACGGTGGCGTCGTCTGGATTGACCGGGCCATCTCGGCTCAGGCCAAGGCCAGGGAAGAGGATCGCTTTGCCTCGATGGAGGAAGAGGGGTGGGAAGGATGA